Below is a genomic region from Triticum dicoccoides isolate Atlit2015 ecotype Zavitan chromosome 5A, WEW_v2.0, whole genome shotgun sequence.
AAGTCAGCTTCTGACGGAAAGGATTCACCCTACACAGGCATCATATGCACTGATCAtagaatgtactccctctgtaaaaacgatcttatattagtttacagagggagtatgtaaTATCTGTTCTTGAAAAAATAGAATGTAATATCTGCAAGACAATCTCCTCCTAGCTCTGTTGTCCATAGAGTACAACAAGATGAATACTGGAAACACAATGTTGAGGCTTCTACTAACACTTTTTATCTCATCAAGACAATGAAGGCACAGGGTTTTCAGATGGTACCTTGGGAATTTTGCCATTCAGCCGTTGATCTGTGAAAGGAAGGTCTCTCACAAGAATGATCCTCCAAAGGCCAATCCTGAGATCTTCACCAATCTTCTTACCTTCCTCATGTTGAGCTGAGAGAGTGACTTCATCCCAGAATGCAACATAGCATACCTAGCAAAACAACAAGTATCAGCAGATAGGCAGGAAAGAAGCTCAAGACATCAACACACAATGCAAGATAAATACTAAACCTTTTTGACAGATACTTCTGTCATCCCTATAGGCTGGTGAAGGTCATCCCCTCCACCAAACGCACAAGTGGCCACAACAACTCTGCAAGATCTCATGTAATCTTTATCTACATCAGAAACTCTGAACCCTCCATTTTCACTGTAGAAGCCACAGTGAACCGCTGTAGTTTCCTTTGGCTGCAGCATTAGTAGAATTAAAAAAAGTGAGGATGGCAGCTAACACAGAATTTTCCGCAGTTTAGCATTTTGATTTTTGACAATGtttatcatgtactccctctgtcccataatgtaagacgtcttttgactctagtgtagtgtcaaaaaacgtcttacattatgggacggagggagtagtatctacTATCTGCACATATGGTATTCTTATACACATACTAAACAGGAACACACATATTTCATAGAGCAACTCCAATATCTTACATAATTTTCAAAAACTTCATGAAATATAGAGCCTGAACAAAACCTTGAAACTCTCTTCTCTTTCAGCAAGGGTCTGATATCCCGTGAATGAATTAAATCGCGAATTCGTCATATGGGATGAAATGTTATCTTCAAGATGGGGCAGACTGGACCTGTACACAACTTCCTTGACTGGCAGATTTTGTTCAGGGGGTTCACGAAGTTCCAGGTTTTGAAGCATCTCAGTATCGAGCATCTTCAGGCATGCTGTCAATATAACACCGAATTCATCAGGAAGCACATGTCATAATGATTTACACTGATATTTGATCTAAGAAATAATCACACTGTTACTCTAGAAGTCGAAAAgatagaaaaagaaacaaaatagcATAGTATACCAGAAGAAGTCAAAAGAATCAATATCAAAGATGGGCTAGAACCTTACATGTGCTAAACAAAAGAGAGTTAGTAGCTAACATTTCCTATTACTCAGTACATGGATAACTTTCACAAGAGTAATTTAGCACATCAGAATAAGCCACATATAACACGCTGTACAATTGCATTAAGGCTGAAGGATAAATCGGCACCTCACTTTGAGTTTGAATAACCTTAAGTCCCTAACATTCATACAAACGATTTTGGGCAACTTGCATTATTGAACGCCCATACCAGCCGCTAAAATAGATCCTCTGAGTAGCATTGAAAGTAAGCAGTAAACAGGGGAAACTACAATCAACAGATCAGATTGCATCATACAGATCAGAAAATAAATAGATCGCTCAATAATAGGGATATAAACCTACAGCACAGCTAAGCAGGTCACTGGGTCAGCTCATATACTGCGGTATCACCTCCATCACCACAATACAGACTAACTGAACAAGTCATTATAATATAGCCAGACCTACAGATCGCCAAATTAAAATAACAAATAACAGGATTAAACTAAGACGCAGTTCTATCCACGCCAATTTAGGGTTTAGCTATCAGGGGCGAGCTTACACTTCCGGGCGCGGTCGACGCGGCTGAGGTTGCCGGCGGCCTgcgccggaggcggcggcgggggcgaggAGGACGAGTAGAACGGGGAGAGGCGGTAGTACTCATAGGCGAATAGGGagacggcgagggcggcgaggaggAGCGGGCCGCCCAGCCGCGCGGCGCGGCGGAGGAAGCGGCGGTGGGCCGAGACCGGGTGGCGGTTGCGCTTGCGGCGCACGCGGACGCGCACCTTCCCGgaggcctcgtcgtcgtcggaGACCGAGATGGAGATGCCTTGGATCAGCGACGACGAGGACGACATGGGTGGACGGACGGAGCTGGGGACGACGAGGAGAGAGGGTTCGGCTTCCGTGGTGGGCTCGGTTAGGCCGCGCGTGCCGGAATCGTGATGGGCCTCGTTCGGCTCGGTCGGTGTGTGGTGGACTGCTCTGTTTCTCTCTGCAGTCCCTGTCCCGCTCCAGCAGAATTGCCACACCAGTCAACATCTATTTCTACTTTTTTGATTGAAATCAAAACCACAATTCAATTAAATGAGAGAAATTTCGATTTTAACATTTGAAGTTCTGCAGTCCAACCAGATACGAAGAGGCGACATATTTGTTCACATTTCAAATCTCCATCAGAAAAACAGAGTATCACTCTACAAATTGCCACGGGAACATGTACATTATGTTGATAGCTTTTCGAATGACCTCATATACGCTCCGAAAATACCAGGTCCCCACCTACACAAGCAAATTGTTGATAAAACTCCAAAATAGCTTTTTCTTTTGACTCAATCCTCTTCTTCTCTTTAGCATTCGGGAAAGACAAGAAAATTTCAGGGTAAGAAACATTATCTAGAATTTCTCTTAGATTCGAACCCATAGCTGACGATAGAACTAGAATAGATATCTTTTGTTTTCTACTCACGCGAGCCCATATCCtttcttttttatcaattgctaatTNNNNNNNNNNNNNNNNNNNNNNNNNNNNNNNNNNNNNNNNNNNNNNNNNNNNNNNNNNNNNNNNNNNNNNNNNNNNNNNNNNNNNNNNNNNNNNNNNNNNNNNNNNNNNNNNNNNNNNNNNNNNNNNNNNNNNNNNNNNNNNNNNNNNNNNNNNNNNNNNNNNNNNNNNNNNNNNNNNNNNNNNNNNNNNNNNNNNNNNNNNNNNNNNNNNNNNNNNNNNNNNNNNNNNNNNNNNNNNNNNNNNNNNNNNNNNNNNNNNNNNNNNNNNNNNNNNNNNNNNNNNNNNNNNNNNNNNNNNNNNNNNNNNNNNNNNNNNNNNCAATCTGATATTATAGTGCCAGTGTAGATAGAAATTCCCTTATGATCTAATTCCGAGCGGTAGTAAAAAGCCGTGCTTCAAGTTTGAGCAACGACTCGTCAAACTTGGTAGACCAATTGCAAGAAAACTATCTTCTGTAACCTCAAGAAAATTGCTTTCAGAAAACGAATATTACAAATCTGTGGCGTCCAGCACAGAACGAAGACACGAGAGGGACTTTTTTCAAGTGGGGAAAGATGGCACAGAAACGACCCTAACAACAATGAAGTATCCTGCTTAACGCTTGGAGAACTGGGGACGCTTGCGCGCCTTCCTGAGACCCGCCTTCTTCCTTTCAACGACGCGAGTGTCTCTGGTCAGCAAGCCCTCTGACCTCAGGGGAACTCTATTGGCGGGGCTGATCTTCAGCAGCGCACGCGCCACGCCGAGGCAGATCGCCTGGGCCTGGCCTGAGAGGCCACCTCCCTGAACTTTCACGAAGACGTCGTAGTTGTTCTCAAACCCTAGAGTCACCAGGGGGATCTTGCAATACTCCACCCACATCGGATTCGCTTGCAAATACTCCTGCATATTTGAAGTATATAAGTACAGACAAGCGACTGAATATTTATCAAATTTTTTTATTTCCATGTATTCCCTCAGGTACAGAAAAAGAAAAGCTGTGCCTTAATGAGGTTAGCACCATAATTTACTCATTTAGTATATATGCAGCTGAAACCATCTACTTTGCTACAGTTTAACCTTAATGAAGTTAGCAGCATCATAGTTGGTCATTCATCCAAATAGCTGCGCGTAATGTACGTCAAAGAGAAAATTATTTTTCCCATGAAATTTGATGAGTGATGACTGAACTTGTGTCCGTATCATGGTCCTTGAGCAAATGAACAAAGGTGTTACATGATTTCAACTATTCTCACTATCTAGAATCTAAATCTTAGGCATTTGGAAACCACATTCAACATCAGTTACCAAACTGCATTCTTGGTGATGGCAACAATGTGAAGCAAATAGAGCCAGTGAAGTGAGTATCCAACACTATAAAGTATAAACAGGATAGAAGTAACATGCTATTAGACATCCTAACCGTGTGAAATGCAGAATCCTCCTTTCACTAGTTAAGCTTGCAACCCTCATTCTGCTAATCTATTCACAGAGTCAAGTGCTCCGGTCACATGTTCCGCTTGATATGACATCTGAAAATAAGTTCCCCGTTTGAGGTGCTTTACCACCGACCATCCCCGCACCAATTTCGACCAAATAGTATTTTAGGCCGTGCATTACCGCAAACCAAAAACACAAGGAGGGACTGATTAACCTAACAGATTAAAATCTGCGACAAGTATGCATTGTTGTTTATCTAAATGAATCTATGCAGACCCATCAGCACCTGACAAACTAGAATCTCGGAGCCTGAAACATGGAATGCAAACTAAGTATGTTCCATTACCCGACTACTAGTAAACATACATGGTTGGGGTCGATTATTACATTAGCAATGAGCAGACATGCTAGCAACCAAGCACAGTGGACAAACATTCGACGGATAGCTAATTCTAGAGCCATGCCACATTCAGAGTCGCAGAATGTTGCAGCAGTTTCTGAAACCAGGACGTGCATTCATCGAATGGAGGAAGGGGATAACCACCTTGGCGTCGCGGAAGTTGATGAAGACCTTCCCGGTGCCCTCCTGGAGCACGACGCGGGCGGACGCCATCTTCCGACGGCCCGTGGCGGTGATCCGCTGCGCGGCGAATCCCCCGGGCAGCCGCTGCTTCACGTACTTGCGCAGCGCCAGCCCGGAGAGCGCGTCCTCCTCGGCCTCGACCGCGAGCACCTCCTCGGGCCCGTCGTCGGCGGCAGGCGCCTCCGCCTCGACCGGCTCGGCGGCGTCGGCCCCGGAGGCGGAGAGGACGAGGCGAGCGGCGCGGCGGGTGGTGGGGTGGAGGCGGAGGAGAGGGAGCGGGTGGGGCGCGGAGGTGGAGGGGAGGGAGAGGTGGGAGAAGGCCGAGGCGAGGGAGGAGACGGAGAGCGCCATGGCTTGCCtgctgtgcgtgcgtgcgtgcggggTGGATAGGCCACGGCCGGAGTGGGATAAGCTTTCGCTCTGCCGGTGCTGAGTGCGAAGGTCGTCAGTTTGGAGTTCATCCAGCCTTGTTCCAACCGCACATCTCCGGATGGAGATCCGCAATCAACGCTCGAGATTAACCTGAATTGCAGATTTCGTTAAAGCGAAGCTGTCTCAAGTCAAGAAATTTTGTGGGAGAAGATTTGTACCACGCAGATTTGGAGCCGCCCAATTGCCTCGTAATTCGAAAACTGATTCAGTCTTTGCATGTGTCTTAGCTTTTTTTGCCAGAAGATCAAATCTATTATAAATATTCACCGGAACTATAAAATTCCCAAACAAAACTAAAACCGCGTCAAGATTTTGAGACCACTAGACGACCATAATTGACTCCAAAACGAGTGGCCAACGTGCGGCTGTCGCCGCTTCCCTACCAGATCCGGCTTGACCTTATCGATGACAGTCGGGAAGTCTTCGTGACCGTGCCTCTAAGGACCGGCGCCATGGAGCCTCTTTGTTTCCTTTGACCTTCTTTCGAAGATACGGCTGCGCCAGGATGATTGCCGTTCGTCGTGATGCTTGTGACTGTCGTCTCTGCCGTGGTCGTCATTAAGCTTGTCTTTGTCGTCGCGGTGGCGGCCTGATGGCACGTTGTGATCGCGCATTCGTGCCTCCTCATCAACCACACCATGTCGTCAGTAAAAACCGATGGGATAAGGTAGGGCGGTTAGGCACCACCACACCTGTAACGCtccatatgtaacctgccatatttataTTTCAACTCTTGCTATTTCcgacactaagttatgatatttccacgttgtcgggtttttgtcttcgtgttgcttttgcctttgtcatgcatctcatatcatgtcatcatgtgcatcacatttgcatacgtgttcgtctcatgcatccgagcatttttccccgttgtctgttttgcattccgacgctcctatgtcctccggtgtccccttttacctcttttcgtgtgcgggtgttaaacgttttcagatTGAACCTAGACttgacaagcggccttggtttactaccggtagaccgcctgtcaagtttcgtgtcatttggatttcgtttgatactccaacggttagccgagggaccgtaaaggcctcgtgtgtgttgcagcccaacacctctccagagtggcccaaaacccatctaaaccccctccatcatctaggtcgttcgatcacgatcgcgtggccgaaaaacgTACTCAATTTGGAACCTCctaactcctcctacctataaaaaggcatctccCCTGAAGATTCCggatcccgaaaccctagccccgctccctctccgtgccggacacgtccgctccggccggacgcgtccgccgccgccaccgcaccaacCGCCGGTCGCCACGTGGCACCGCGCGCGCACATCCCCACCGGCCCGCCGAAGAGCGggtcgggccctcccggcccgcgcacccaccgccgcccgctccgccgcacttcgcctcgcgccgccgcccgcttcGTCTCTGGCCGCCGCCGGCAGCTACCAACGCGCCGGAGCTCGCCATCTCCACCGCAGGGTCGCCGCTCCCGGCACGAGGTCGCCACGCCCGGGGCCCTTCCTCGCCGCCGCGCCGATCCCGATCTGGAAACAATAACGGTTGACCTAATTTTGCCCCGTTCCAGTATTTTTATGcatatttcatcgcatcataactctgcatccgtggctccgttttgggcgtgtagcatgtcaaattgttcgtctcgacgagtacttcatttcatttcattgcaccatgttcatttgagctcatcttgatgccctaaatgctgttgcaaaagtgctagtttatattagtttcagattcttatcagtaattggacatttgtcatttttgccatgattgttgtgtgcctcctatgaacttgagccctacatgggatttgaagtatgtcatgccatctttacaggggtgtatgtcatgtattttttgtgatctttgtggtgactagcacaagcatgcaaagtagctctcgtaatgctgCTGATTTCAGggccttagaaatcttctaagtcttttccctgattATATTTTTATGCAATGTGTTCTtgttgctatagagtgatccatgcctcttttgagcatgatcaataaggatgtttttggagataatgttatgctctatccatccatgtctttgtttgcaattatggagcattctagcttgagtcaatcgagctctactttttctataaaatgttcctggcagattgtttacatgttaagcaattttgtcGAGCTTGTCAACTCGGACGCTGAAGTCCAAGCAATTATGGAGCTTACGTcagctcggagaactttgcaggcaagatgatcataccctcgaaatcacttctatctttgcttgctagatgctcgctctattactatgcctatgttatgatacctaccacttgctttatcttgcctcccatattgccatgtcaaacctctaacccacattgtcctagcaaaccgttgtttggctatgttaccgctttgctcagcccctcttatagcgttgctagttgcaggtgaagtttggagtttgttccttgttggaacatgtttattgtgggGATAccactattatatcttgtctattttagtgcatatatacacttggtaaagggtggaaggttcgcccttatgcctggtgttttgttccactcttgccgccctagtttccgtcataccggtgttatgttccttgattttgcgttcttacacggttgggttataatgggaaccccttgacagttcgccttaaataaaactcctccagcaaggccaaccttggttttaccatttgccagctagccttttcccttgggtttcgcggactcaagggtcatctttattttaaacccccctgggccagtgctcctctgagtgttggtccgaaatgggcagcctgcggggccacctcgaagcAACTCGAggattggttttactcatagcttgacctatccggtgtgccctgagaacgagatacgtgcgactcctatcaggatttgtcggcacatcgggcggctttgctggtttagttttaccattgccgagatgtcttgtaaccggggtttcgagtctgattggattgtcttgggagaaggaatatccttcgttgaccgtgagagcttgtgatgggctaagttgggacacccatgtagggatttgaactttcaaaagccgtgcccgcggttatgggcagatgggaatttgttaatgtccggttgtagataacctgaaatttaacttaattaaaatgaatcaacagagtgtgtggccgtgatggtctctttccggcggagtccggaaagagaacacggtctcgtgttatgcttgaacgtaggttgttataggatcacttcttgatcatagtttatcgatcgtgcctttgccttctcttctcgctcttttttgcgtatgttagccatcatatatgctagtgcttgctgcagctccacctcatacctttacccctatctatatgcttaaatagtcttgattgcgagggtgtgagattgctgagtccccgtgactcacagattacttccaaaagaaGATGCAGGGATCGATGATACTATTCCAGAAtatgcgactgagctcaagtgggagttcgatgaggactcacgtcgatactacgtttcctttccaaacGATCAATAGtgaagcccagttgggacgatcggggactttgttgcatttggggttatctttattttggttccgtagtcggaccttgattgtatctggatgaatgtaatgttaattatgcttttgtgtgaagtggcgattgtaagccaactatgcatctctttccttattcagtatatgggttgtgtaaagattacccctgttGCGatattgccttcaatgcggttatgcctctaagtcgtgctccgacacgtgggagatatagccgcatcgagggtgttacaacaccGTTGGCATCGGGGGTGAAATCTTCGTGGAGATCGAGATGAACAACAACACGGCGCCAGAGCCCCGCCTCCCCACGATCGCCGATAGGCCATCAACGACACCCATCGGCTGGTTGTTGCCCACCCTTAGCCAGGTAACCTTTGGGCTGGCCGACGGGTTTGTCGACCACACCCAAAGGCTGAGAGTGGTAGCGTCCTCGCGTCTGGTGTGTCTGGTGATGGCAATGTCGAAGTAGTGCATAAAGGTGTTGAGGCCAAGCACCTGCTCAGCGACAGTGTTGTTCTAGGCGTTCAAGAGAATGTTCTCGATGTAGAGGTGGACCTGGTGGTACACGTCGACATGTCAAGGCCATCTCTGAAGAACCTATTGGGGAGCACGGCGACGAGGTCACAGTTATGAGGGTGCTGGAACGTGGCTAGGAAGTTCCCTAGAAAGTGGGACACCACCTTGATGCGATTGTTAGCAAACTTAGTTTAGATTAATTGTTCCCAAAATTTCGG
It encodes:
- the LOC119303288 gene encoding uncharacterized protein LOC119303288 — encoded protein: MSSSSSLIQGISISVSDDDEASGKVRVRVRRKRNRHPVSAHRRFLRRAARLGGPLLLAALAVSLFAYEYYRLSPFYSSSSPPPPPPAQAAGNLSRVDRARKSCLKMLDTEMLQNLELREPPEQNLPVKEVVYRSSLPHLEDNISSHMTNSRFNSFTGYQTLAEREESFKPKETTAVHCGFYSENGGFRVSDVDKDYMRSCRVVVATCAFGGGDDLHQPIGMTEVSVKKVCYVAFWDEVTLSAQHEEGKKIGEDLRIGLWRIILVRDLPFTDQRLNGKIPKLISHRLFPMARYSIWVDSKSQFRRDPLGVIEALLWRSNSSLALSEHGARSSLYDEGNAIVRKHKATPEEVKIQLDQYRQDGIPDDKRFNRKKALAEASAIVRDHAPSTNLFMCLWFNEVVRFTSRDQLSFPYVLRRLRLPGVHLFPVCARKDLVNSFGHRRKVKPLAKEGR
- the LOC119303289 gene encoding 30S ribosomal protein S9, chloroplastic-like, translating into MALSVSSLASAFSHLSLPSTSAPHPLPLLRLHPTTRRAARLVLSASGADAAEPVEAEAPAADDGPEEVLAVEAEEDALSGLALRKYVKQRLPGGFAAQRITATGRRKMASARVVLQEGTGKVFINFRDAKEYLQANPMWVEYCKIPLVTLGFENNYDVFVKVQGGGLSGQAQAICLGVARALLKISPANRVPLRSEGLLTRDTRVVERKKAGLRKARKRPQFSKR